The stretch of DNA AGCTGGGCCTTGGCGGCGTCGAGCGCCTCGTCGGCGGCGGTGAGCGCTTCCTTCGCGGCGTGCACCGCGAGCTGCGCCTGCTCCACCGACTGACGCACTTGCAGATGGAAGGCGTCGCGCTGGGCCTCGATGATCACCCGGTTCGACTCCGCCTCCTGCACCTGCGCGTTGGTGAGCCCGCCCTGGTAGAGGTTCCAGCTCATGGTGAGCTGGCCGATGAGGTTGGGGGTCATCTGGTCGTGGAAGAGGTTGTCGCCGGTGAGCGTGCCGGAGGCGCTCGCGCCGAAGCTCGGCCAGTACGCGCCGCGAATCGAGCGCAGCGTGTAGTCCTCGGCCTGGAGCTGGGCCTCGAAGGCGGCGCTCTCCGGCCGCGCGGCGTAGGCCTGGTCCACGAGCTTGTCGAGCGCGCCGTCCTCGCCTTGGACCGGAGCGAGCTCGGTGTCGGTGACCTCGTAGTCGGTCGGGCCTTCGACGCCCATGGCCGTGTTCAGCGCGGCCTTGGCGGTGGCGTAGTTGTTCGACGCCTGGATGAACTGCACGCGCGCATTCGCCACGTTCGCCTTCGACTGCGCCAGCGCGATCTCCGGCTGCGTCCCCGCCTCCACGAAGCCCTTGGTCTGATCCAGGTGCGCCATCTGGGCGTGCAGCGTGGAGTTGGCCACGGCCACCAGGTCGCGGTTCGCGCGGGCGGTGAAGTACGCGGTGCGCACGTTCTCGTTCACGGTGACGGTGTTGGCCCGCTCGGTGTCCGACTGCGCCGAGGCCGTGGACTGCGCGGCCCTGTAGCGGCCCCAGGTCTGCTGGAAGTCCCAGATGGTCTGCGTGGCCGTGAGCGAACCCGACCAGTACGAGGTGGTGTTCGGCGTGGTGCTGGTGGGCACGCCGCCACCGGGGTTGATCACCGTGGCGCTGCCGTTGTTGTTGGTGGAGAGCCGGTAGCTCGCGTCGAGCCCCACCTGCGGCAGGTTGGGTGCGAAGGCCTCGTCGGCGCGCGCGTCGGCGGCCAGGGTGGTCGCGTGCTGCTGCCGGAGCGTGGGCTGGTTCCTCGACGCCGACTGCAGCGCCTGCTCCAGCGAGAGCGTCTTCGTCGACGCCTCCAGGTGATCGGACGGGTCGGCCGACAGCGCCAACGCGAGTACGAGAACGGGAATCATTCGAACCTCAGGGCGTCGATGGGGTCGAGCCCCGACGCCTTCACCGCCGGATATAAGCCGAATCCGACGCCCACCAAGGCGGAGAACACCACCGCCACCACCATCACGTCGGGACGCAGCACCAGCGGCAGCCCCATCTTGTTGGCGAACATGAAGCCGGCGCCC from Deltaproteobacteria bacterium encodes:
- a CDS encoding TolC family protein, whose protein sequence is MIPVLVLALALSADPSDHLEASTKTLSLEQALQSASRNQPTLRQQHATTLAADARADEAFAPNLPQVGLDASYRLSTNNNGSATVINPGGGVPTSTTPNTTSYWSGSLTATQTIWDFQQTWGRYRAAQSTASAQSDTERANTVTVNENVRTAYFTARANRDLVAVANSTLHAQMAHLDQTKGFVEAGTQPEIALAQSKANVANARVQFIQASNNYATAKAALNTAMGVEGPTDYEVTDTELAPVQGEDGALDKLVDQAYAARPESAAFEAQLQAEDYTLRSIRGAYWPSFGASASGTLTGDNLFHDQMTPNLIGQLTMSWNLYQGGLTNAQVQEAESNRVIIEAQRDAFHLQVRQSVEQAQLAVHAAKEALTAADEALDAAKAQLTLAEGRYQAGVGNIIELSDAQATLTSSAAQRVSAVYSVATARAQLMASLGIL
- a CDS encoding FtsX-like permease family protein — its product is IGIMNIMLVSVTERTREIGVRMAIGAAPVQIMLQFLIEALTLSTVGGLLGIGAGVGAGFMFANKMGLPLVLRPDVMVVAVVFSALVGVGFGLYPAVKASGLDPIDALRFE